The Rhodothermus profundi genome segment GATCACCTGATCATGCCCCAAACCAACCGCCTCTGGTTATTCCGTCGGATTTTCACGGGTGCGCAGCAAGTCGAGCGTCTCCACAGCATGTCGCAAATGCGGAATCACAATAGATCCTCCCACGATCAGCGCCACATTCATGGCGTCAAATAGTTCTTCATCCGAAAAGCCTAACCGTACGCAGTTAATCAGGTGATAGTCGATGCAATCATTGCAGCGCAACACCATAGAGGCCACCAGCCCGAGCAGTTCTTTGGTCTTGCGATCCAGGGCGCCGTCGCAATAGGCTGTTTCATCCAGATGAAAGAACCGTTTAATGCCCAGATGGTCGGCTGCTAAAATGCGCTGGTTCATACGAGCGCGATAGGACTCAAAGGCAGCCAGCCGATCACAGCTAGTCGTATCTTTTGCTTTTTCCATATGTTAATCGTTTTTTATGTTTAACGACCATGCAGCGCGCCTGACTATGTCGCTGGACACCTTACCGGTTCAGATTAAAGAAACACTCCGGAAGCAGTTTCGGGAATTTCGGGCCAGCCTGAGCCGCGAAGCCCATCAAAAGCGAAGC includes the following:
- a CDS encoding carboxymuconolactone decarboxylase family protein, encoding MEKAKDTTSCDRLAAFESYRARMNQRILAADHLGIKRFFHLDETAYCDGALDRKTKELLGLVASMVLRCNDCIDYHLINCVRLGFSDEELFDAMNVALIVGGSIVIPHLRHAVETLDLLRTRENPTE